aattcagATCAAGGAatacacaaaaatatttattaaaaaactttcaaacatttaaaattgcaaaaaaaattaaaacttttttgttatatttacctataattataactacatatatgtaaattcatatataaaatatattcagttattcttatatttaatatgttattaaagATATTACAGGTACTATATAACATTAAAGTCTTCTTTATGGAAATAAACATATTCCTTACCATTCATTGAACGCTTTAATGAAtctaatttgtttattttttataacatttttataataataataaattcctCGTATAAGTATAATACCCAGTATTAAGATAggtaaacaatatattagGATACCAAATACTTTATATCCTATAATATTACTCCCTTTACATGTTGAGAAcaataaataagtaaaaaagtCTGTAAGAGTATCACCTTCTGTTGGAACTTCCCCATTAAATCCTGATAAACTACATAATACACCTAATAAACTACccgtttttttaaatttaccaTAAGATAAATCTATGATAGGTAAAATTAATAccaatatgaataataataaaagtaagcAAATCCttaatctatattttttacattttaattttttgtaatccttatcattaattaatatcatttttttaaaaaaagatttatcATCAAGtccattcattatttttttttcataatagtTATATGATTTATGTAACATggtgcatttatttttcataagtcTCTTAATTAATTGTTCCTTATATAATAAGCTTCtttgtaatttttcttttttttctttgtctaatttttcattatcatttGTAAGCAATTTttcgttctttttttttgtgctaTATGGTATGTTCAATTCTAAATCTCCaacatatgaataaatataatttttataatttcctaATAATCGATAAATTCGtgtatctaattttttaccAAAATTATACTTCTCGtccaaaattttattaaaactgatctaaaaaaaaaaaaaatgtaaatttttcttatataaaatggataaatattcccatactaaaaaaatattattaataaaaataaaaaataaaaatatgaataatacaaACTCCTTCTAACAATATTATCATACCATATCACAGTAAAAATGACACATCCAATTTAAAAGGAT
The DNA window shown above is from Plasmodium malariae genome assembly, contig: PmUG01_00_11, whole genome shotgun sequence and carries:
- the PmUG01_00027900 gene encoding Plasmodium exported protein, unknown function, which gives rise to MEQCIKFIFFIKISMFILLNWMCHFYCDMISFNKILDEKYNFGKKLDTRIYRLLGNYKNYIYSYVGDLELNIPYSTKKKNEKLLTNDNEKLDKEKKEKLQRSLLYKEQLIKRLMKNKCTMLHKSYNYYEKKIMNGLDDKSFFKKMILINDKDYKKLKCKKYRLRICLLLLLFILVLILPIIDLSYGKFKKTGSLLGVLCSLSGFNGEVPTEGDTLTDFFTYLLFSTCKGSNIIGYKVFGILIYCLPILILGIILIRGIYYYYKNVIKNKQIRFIKAFNEW